One Streptomyces sp. R28 DNA window includes the following coding sequences:
- a CDS encoding acyl-CoA dehydrogenase family protein produces the protein MPDRAPQPVDRQLPTDEARDLISLVRDIAQREIAPNAAEEEDAGRFPREVFTLLSQSGLLGLPYDSEYGGGDQPYEVYLQVLEELAAVRLTVGLGVSVHTLSSYALAAYGSKQQQVEHLPAMLGGGLLGAYCLSEPSSGSDAASLRTKAVRDGDDWVITGTKAWITHGGVADFYTVMARTGEEGPRGITAFLVPGDAAGLSAAAPEKKMGMKGSPTAQVHFDGVRVSGERRIGDEGQGFAIALSALDSGRLGIAACAIGVAQAALDEAVAYATERRQFGKPIADFQGLRFMLADMATQIEAGRALYLAAARLRDAGRPFAKQAAMAKLHCTDTAMKVTTDAVQILGGYGYTADFPAERFMREAKVLQIVEGTNQIQRMVIARHLAGPEGR, from the coding sequence CGCCCCGAACGCGGCCGAGGAGGAGGACGCCGGACGCTTCCCGCGCGAGGTCTTCACCCTGCTCTCCCAGTCCGGCCTGCTCGGCCTCCCGTACGACTCCGAATACGGCGGCGGCGACCAGCCGTACGAGGTCTACCTCCAGGTCCTCGAGGAGCTCGCCGCGGTCCGCCTCACCGTCGGCCTCGGCGTCAGCGTGCACACCTTGTCCTCGTACGCCCTTGCCGCCTACGGCAGCAAGCAGCAGCAGGTCGAGCACCTGCCCGCGATGCTCGGCGGCGGGCTGCTCGGCGCGTACTGCCTCTCCGAGCCGTCGTCGGGATCGGACGCGGCCTCGCTGCGCACCAAGGCCGTCCGGGACGGCGACGACTGGGTGATCACCGGCACCAAGGCCTGGATCACTCATGGCGGCGTCGCCGACTTCTACACCGTCATGGCGCGCACCGGCGAGGAGGGACCGCGCGGGATCACCGCGTTCCTGGTGCCCGGTGACGCGGCGGGGCTGAGTGCGGCGGCGCCCGAGAAGAAGATGGGCATGAAGGGCTCGCCCACGGCTCAGGTCCACTTCGACGGCGTCCGGGTCTCCGGCGAGCGACGCATCGGCGACGAGGGCCAGGGCTTCGCGATCGCCCTGTCCGCGCTCGACTCCGGTCGGCTCGGCATCGCGGCCTGTGCGATCGGCGTGGCGCAGGCCGCGCTGGACGAGGCGGTGGCGTACGCGACCGAGCGACGGCAGTTCGGCAAGCCCATCGCCGACTTCCAGGGCCTGCGCTTCATGCTCGCCGACATGGCGACGCAGATCGAAGCGGGCCGTGCGCTGTATCTGGCGGCGGCACGGCTGCGGGACGCGGGCCGGCCGTTCGCCAAGCAGGCGGCGATGGCCAAGCTGCACTGCACCGACACGGCGATGAAGGTCACCACCGACGCCGTGCAGATCCTCGGCGGGTACGGCTACACCGCGGACTTCCCGGCCGAGCGCTTCATGCGTGAGGCCAAGGTCCTGCAGATCGTCGAGGGCACGAACCAGATTCAGCGGATGGTCATCGCCCGTCACCTAGCAGGTCCCGAGGGACGCTGA